A single genomic interval of Mycolicibacterium sp. MU0053 harbors:
- a CDS encoding HAD-IC family P-type ATPase, which produces MTETTIADPLAGLSDAEVARRVADGRTNDVPTRAARSVSEIVRSNVFTRINAILGVLFVIVLATGSLINGLFGLLIIANSGIGIIQEIRAKRTLDQLAIVSQTKPRVRRRSGTAELPPNEVVLDDVIEVGPGDQIVVDGEVLEEANLEIDESLLTGEADPIAKDAGDPVLSGSFVVAGSGAYRATKVGREAYAAKLAEEASKFTLVKSELRSGINKILKFVTYLLWPAGLLTIYTQLFTTDADWRESVLRMVGALVPMVPEGLVLMTSIAFAVGVIRLGRRQCLVNELPAIEGLARVDVVCADKTGTLTENGMRFAELKLVGGADRQRVEQALAALAADDARPNASMQAIAEAFATSPGWRVDAAAPFKSATKWSGVSYGERGNWVIGAPDVLVDPGSEPAVEAERIGAHGLRVLLLGSCDRAVDAPDAPGRVTPMALVVLEQKVRPDARDTLNYFADQKVSVKVISGDNAVSVGAVADSLGLHGAALDARQLPEEQDALADALQSHTTFGRVRPDQKRTMVHALQSRGHTVAMTGDGVNDVLALKDADIGVAMGSGSSATRAVAQIVLLDNKFATLPYVVGEGRRVIGNIERVSNLFLTKTVYSVFLALLVGIVGLGSQIFDYDPLLYPFQPIHVTIAAWFTIGIPAFVLSLAPNNERAHTGFVRRVMLAALPSGLTVGVATFVSYLVAYSGNDASREMQTQASTAALITLLIAGWWVLATVARPYEWWRVLLVTVSGLAYVVIFSIPPARELFMLDPSNLATTTTAVLIGVIAAAVIEALWWLQGRILGERRRLWKVED; this is translated from the coding sequence ATGACCGAGACCACGATCGCGGACCCGCTCGCCGGTCTGTCCGACGCCGAGGTCGCCCGCCGCGTCGCCGACGGCAGGACCAATGACGTGCCCACCCGCGCGGCGCGCAGCGTGTCGGAGATCGTCCGATCCAACGTCTTCACCCGGATCAATGCGATCCTCGGGGTGCTGTTCGTGATCGTGCTGGCCACCGGGTCGCTGATCAACGGACTGTTCGGCCTGCTGATCATCGCCAACAGCGGCATCGGCATCATCCAGGAGATCCGCGCCAAGCGCACGCTGGACCAGCTCGCGATCGTCAGCCAGACCAAGCCGCGGGTGCGGCGCCGGTCCGGGACGGCCGAGCTGCCCCCCAACGAGGTGGTGCTCGACGATGTCATCGAGGTGGGTCCGGGCGATCAGATCGTCGTCGACGGCGAGGTGCTCGAGGAGGCCAACCTCGAGATCGACGAGTCGCTGCTGACCGGTGAGGCCGACCCGATCGCCAAGGACGCCGGCGACCCGGTGCTGTCCGGCAGCTTCGTCGTCGCCGGCAGCGGCGCCTACCGGGCCACCAAGGTGGGCCGGGAGGCGTATGCGGCCAAGCTCGCCGAGGAGGCCAGCAAGTTCACCCTGGTGAAGTCCGAACTGCGCTCCGGCATCAACAAGATCCTGAAGTTCGTCACGTATCTGCTGTGGCCGGCCGGGCTGTTGACGATCTACACCCAGCTGTTCACCACCGACGCCGACTGGCGGGAGTCGGTGCTGCGGATGGTCGGCGCCCTGGTGCCGATGGTGCCCGAGGGCTTGGTGCTGATGACCTCCATCGCGTTCGCGGTCGGGGTCATCCGGCTGGGCCGGCGGCAATGCCTGGTCAACGAGCTACCGGCGATCGAGGGGCTGGCGCGCGTCGATGTGGTGTGCGCGGACAAGACCGGCACGCTGACCGAGAACGGGATGCGGTTCGCCGAACTGAAACTGGTGGGCGGGGCCGACCGGCAACGCGTCGAGCAGGCCCTGGCCGCGCTGGCGGCCGACGACGCCCGCCCCAACGCCAGCATGCAGGCCATCGCCGAGGCCTTCGCCACCTCGCCGGGCTGGCGGGTCGACGCCGCGGCGCCGTTCAAGTCGGCGACCAAGTGGAGCGGGGTGTCCTACGGGGAGCGTGGCAACTGGGTGATCGGGGCGCCGGACGTGCTGGTGGACCCCGGCTCCGAACCCGCGGTGGAGGCCGAACGCATTGGCGCGCACGGGCTGCGGGTGCTGCTGCTCGGATCGTGCGACCGCGCGGTGGACGCCCCCGACGCGCCGGGACGGGTGACTCCGATGGCGCTGGTGGTGCTGGAACAGAAGGTCCGGCCGGACGCCCGCGACACCCTGAATTACTTTGCCGATCAGAAGGTTTCGGTGAAGGTCATCTCCGGCGACAACGCGGTGTCGGTGGGGGCGGTGGCGGATTCGCTCGGCCTGCACGGCGCGGCCCTGGATGCCCGCCAACTACCCGAGGAGCAGGACGCGCTGGCCGACGCCCTGCAGAGCCACACCACCTTCGGCCGGGTGCGTCCGGACCAGAAACGCACCATGGTGCACGCCCTGCAGTCCCGCGGCCACACCGTCGCGATGACCGGCGACGGCGTCAACGACGTGCTGGCGCTCAAGGATGCCGACATCGGCGTGGCGATGGGCTCGGGCAGCTCGGCCACCCGCGCGGTGGCCCAGATCGTGTTGCTGGACAACAAGTTCGCCACCCTGCCCTATGTGGTGGGGGAGGGGCGCCGGGTCATCGGCAACATCGAACGGGTTTCGAACCTGTTCCTGACCAAGACGGTCTACTCGGTGTTCCTGGCGCTGCTGGTCGGCATCGTCGGGCTGGGTTCGCAGATCTTCGACTACGACCCCTTGCTGTACCCGTTCCAGCCGATCCACGTCACGATCGCGGCCTGGTTCACCATCGGGATACCGGCCTTCGTGCTGTCGCTGGCCCCGAACAACGAACGCGCCCACACCGGGTTCGTGCGGCGGGTCATGCTGGCCGCGCTGCCGTCGGGCCTGACGGTGGGTGTCGCGACGTTCGTCTCCTATTTGGTCGCCTATTCGGGCAACGACGCGTCCCGGGAGATGCAGACCCAGGCGTCCACCGCCGCGCTGATCACGCTGCTGATCGCCGGCTGGTGGGTGCTGGCTACCGTGGCCCGCCCGTACGAATGGTGGCGCGTGCTGCTGGTGACGGTGTCGGGGTTGGCCTACGTCGTGATTTTTTCCATTCCGCCGGCCCGCGAATTGTTCATGCTGGATCCGTCCAATCTGGCCACGACCACCACCGCAGTGCTGATCGGCGTGATCGCGGCGGCGGTGATCGAGGCGCTGTGGTGGCTGCAGGGCCGGATCTTGGGGGAGCGACGGCGGTTGTGGAAGGTCGAGGACTAG
- a CDS encoding antitoxin produces the protein MSFLDKAKDLLGKNADKVGTVVDKAGDFVDNKTGGKYAEQVDKVQDAAKNATEKLDPTNKDNPPA, from the coding sequence ATGTCGTTTCTCGATAAAGCCAAGGACCTGCTGGGAAAGAACGCCGACAAGGTCGGGACCGTGGTCGACAAGGCCGGGGACTTCGTCGACAACAAGACCGGTGGCAAATATGCCGAGCAGGTCGACAAGGTTCAGGACGCCGCCAAGAACGCGACCGAGAAGTTGGATCCCACCAACAAGGACAATCCGCCGGCCTGA
- a CDS encoding SRPBCC family protein has translation MAKLSVSVDVPLAPEQAWECAADLSRYKEWLTIHRVWRSPLPETLEKGTSLDSIVEVKGMPNRVKWTIVHYKPPHAMTLNGDGRGGVKIKLMAKITPKGDGSVVTFDTHLGGPALFGPIGMVVAGALKGDIRQSLNKFVTVFAG, from the coding sequence GTGGCAAAGCTATCTGTCTCTGTTGACGTGCCACTCGCACCCGAGCAGGCGTGGGAGTGCGCTGCGGATCTGTCCCGCTACAAGGAGTGGTTGACCATCCACCGGGTGTGGCGCAGTCCGCTGCCCGAAACCCTGGAAAAGGGCACCTCGCTGGACTCGATCGTCGAGGTCAAGGGCATGCCCAACCGGGTGAAGTGGACGATTGTGCACTACAAGCCCCCGCACGCGATGACGCTGAACGGGGACGGGCGCGGCGGGGTCAAGATCAAGCTGATGGCCAAGATCACCCCGAAGGGCGACGGTTCGGTGGTCACCTTCGACACCCATCTCGGTGGGCCTGCGCTGTTCGGACCGATAGGGATGGTCGTCGCGGGCGCGCTCAAGGGCGATATTCGGCAGTCCCTGAACAAGTTCGTGACGGTGTTCGCGGGCTGA